In Gossypium arboreum isolate Shixiya-1 chromosome 6, ASM2569848v2, whole genome shotgun sequence, the following are encoded in one genomic region:
- the LOC108454066 gene encoding probable protein phosphatase 2C 60 has protein sequence MGVYLSTPKTEKFSEDGENDRLRFGLSSMQGWRATMEDAHAAYPDLDSMTSFFGVYDGHGGQAVSKFCAKYLHQQVLQHEAYSAGDIGTSLQKSFLRMDEMMRGQRGWRELAVLGDKIDQVSGLIEGLIWSPRSGEANNHFDDWSSEEGPHSDFDGPTQGSTACVAIIRNKQLIVANAGDSRCVISRKGQAYNLSKDHKPELELEKDRILKAGGFIQVGRINGSLNLARAIGDVEFKQNKTLPAEKQIVTANPDINAVELCDDDEFLVLACDGIWDCMSSQQLVDYVREQLSSETKLSAICERVFDRCLAPTAGGEGCDNMTMILVQFKRPVGSGTLEEQQEQQLLTDQTATTDKSASGSGSGPESESGS, from the exons ATGGGTGTATACCTAAGTACCCCGAAAACCGAAAAGTTCTCGGAAGATGGTGAAAACGACAGGCTTCGATTTGGGTTGTCATCCATGCAAGGATGGCGTGCAACTATGGAAGATGCT CATGCAGCCTATCCAGATCTGGACAGCATGACGTCATTTTTTGGTGTTTATGATGGTCATGGAG GTCAAGCAGTGTCTAAGTTTTGTGCCAAGTATCTTCATCAACAGGTGCTCCAGCATGAGGCATATTCAGCTGGAGATATAGGGACTTCACTGCAGAAATCTTTTCTGAG AATGGATGAGATGATGCGTGGACAAAGGGGATGGAGAGAATTAGCGGTCCTGGGAGATAAGATAGACCAGGTTTCTGGCCTTATTGAAGGGCTCATATGGTCTCCTAGAAGTGGTGAAGCCAACAACCATTTTGATGATTGGTCTTCTGAGGAG GGCCCTCACTCAGATTTTGATGGACCTACTCAAGGAAGCACAGCGTGTGTTGCAATAATTCGAAACAAACAACTCATTGTTGCCAATGCTGGTGATTCTCGTTGTGTAATATCTAGAAAGGGTCAG GCTTATAATCTGTCTAAAGATCACAAACCAGAGCTTGAGTTGGAAAAAGATAGGATTCTGAAAGCTGGTGGTTTTATTCAAGTGGGACGTATCAATGGAAGTTTAAACTTGGCCAGGGCTATTG GTGATGTGGAGTTCAAACAGAATAAAACTCTGCCAGCTGAAAAGCAGATTGTAACAGCTAATCCAGACATAAACGCT GTTGAGCTTTGCGACGATGATGAGTTTCTTGTTTTAGCTTGCGATGGGATTTG GGATTGTATGTCAAGCCAACAACTAGTGGATTACGTTCGAGAGCAGTTAAGCTCT GAAACTAAACTCTCAGCTATCTGTGAGAGAGTATTCGACAGATGTTTGGCTCCAACAGCTGGTGGTGAGGGCTGTGATAACATGACAATGATCCTTGTTCAGTTCAAAAGGCCCGTTGGTTCAGGCACTTTGGAGGAGCAACAAGAGCAGCAACTATTGACAGATCAAACAGCCACCACAGATAAAAGTGCATCTGGATCCGGATCCGGACCTGAATCGGAATCTGGATCTTAA